One window of the Nocardia terpenica genome contains the following:
- a CDS encoding class I SAM-dependent methyltransferase: MDAAEWDARYAHSELVWGAPPNATVVEHVYGLERRIVLQPDVPGGDVPPLPRALDLACGEGRNALWLATHGWQVRAVDFAQVGIDKGRTIASRLSRSVRSRIDWHCADLTDPDTAGITGPFELVLMVFLHLLAPQRGALLARVAEQLSPGGVLLVLGHDTTNITDGYGGPQDPTVLFTPDDIVRDLAAAGDHVRIRLADRVFRETEGRDAIDALVVATRTVPDLDEQATTD; the protein is encoded by the coding sequence ATGGACGCGGCCGAGTGGGACGCGCGGTATGCGCACAGCGAATTGGTGTGGGGCGCACCGCCGAACGCGACAGTGGTCGAGCACGTGTACGGGCTCGAGCGGCGGATCGTGCTGCAACCCGACGTTCCGGGCGGGGACGTGCCGCCGCTGCCGCGCGCCCTGGACCTCGCCTGCGGGGAGGGGCGTAATGCGCTGTGGCTGGCCACGCACGGCTGGCAGGTGCGCGCGGTGGACTTCGCCCAGGTCGGCATCGATAAGGGCCGCACCATCGCCTCGCGGCTGTCGCGGTCGGTGCGGAGCCGGATCGACTGGCACTGCGCCGACCTGACCGATCCGGACACCGCCGGGATCACCGGCCCGTTCGAGCTGGTGCTCATGGTCTTCCTGCATCTGCTCGCCCCGCAGCGAGGCGCCCTGCTCGCCCGGGTGGCCGAGCAGCTCTCCCCCGGCGGCGTGCTGCTGGTGCTGGGACACGACACCACCAACATCACCGACGGCTATGGGGGGCCGCAGGATCCGACGGTGCTGTTCACACCGGACGACATCGTGCGCGACCTGGCCGCCGCGGGGGACCATGTACGGATTCGCCTCGCGGACAGGGTGTTTCGGGAGACCGAGGGGCGGGATGCGATCGACGCCCTGGTGGTGGCGACGCGGACGGTGCCGGATTTGGACGAGCAGGCTACGACGGATTAG
- a CDS encoding tyrosine-type recombinase/integrase yields MRPAPRTFVTKKAAEQWLSTTEVQILQGDWIDPERGKILLKEYVERWIDQRPGLRPRTRELYRWLLRKHVEETDLGGTAVGKLTTPMVRQWRSGRIEAGVSEIVTAKAYRLVRAALNTAVDEDKIIPRNPCRVRGADRENSPERPVLTVGQVFALAGAVPDRYRVLILLTAFCSLRWGEVSALTRADLSEGATTVRIGKALVELPAKGLVVASPKSRAGIRTLTVPEAVRSDVLMHLEKYARTAPSAYVFTGLKGNPLRRSNFAQQVKWAKVTAGVGLTGVHFHDLRHAGNLWASKSGMSTKDLMARMGHDDMRAALIYQRATDDAQRRIADDLSRMAKEYREGRSGA; encoded by the coding sequence ATGCGGCCTGCCCCAAGGACATTCGTCACCAAGAAGGCGGCCGAGCAATGGCTGTCGACTACGGAAGTGCAGATCCTCCAAGGCGATTGGATCGATCCCGAACGGGGCAAGATCTTGCTGAAGGAGTACGTCGAGCGCTGGATCGATCAGCGTCCCGGTCTGCGGCCGAGGACTCGGGAGCTGTATCGATGGTTGTTGCGCAAGCATGTCGAGGAGACGGACTTGGGCGGTACCGCGGTCGGCAAGCTGACGACACCGATGGTCCGGCAATGGCGTTCCGGTCGGATTGAGGCGGGGGTGTCGGAGATCGTGACCGCCAAGGCGTATCGGCTGGTGCGGGCGGCGCTGAACACGGCCGTGGACGAGGACAAGATCATCCCTCGTAATCCGTGCCGAGTCCGGGGTGCCGACAGGGAGAACAGCCCCGAGCGGCCGGTGCTCACGGTCGGCCAGGTGTTCGCGCTCGCCGGTGCCGTCCCGGACCGGTATCGGGTGCTGATCCTGCTCACCGCGTTCTGTTCGCTGCGTTGGGGTGAGGTGTCGGCGCTGACCCGAGCGGACCTCTCCGAAGGGGCAACGACGGTCCGGATCGGCAAGGCGTTGGTGGAGCTACCTGCTAAGGGCCTTGTCGTGGCGTCTCCGAAATCACGCGCCGGTATCCGGACGCTGACCGTTCCCGAAGCCGTCCGCTCCGATGTCCTGATGCACCTGGAGAAGTACGCGCGGACCGCACCGAGTGCCTACGTGTTCACCGGCCTGAAGGGAAATCCGTTGCGGCGCTCCAACTTTGCGCAGCAGGTGAAGTGGGCGAAGGTGACGGCGGGAGTCGGGCTGACCGGCGTCCACTTCCACGATCTCCGTCATGCCGGGAACCTGTGGGCGTCCAAATCGGGCATGTCGACCAAGGACCTCATGGCGCGAATGGGGCACGACGACATGCGCGCGGCGCTGATCTACCAGCGGGCCACCGACGACGCTCAGCGTCGCATCGCCGACGACTTGTCCCGCATGGCGAAGGAATACCGCGAGGGACGTTCCGGTGCCTAG
- a CDS encoding helitron helicase-like domain-containing protein, whose translation MTEPVVTQPDRPAPNPAEEAPVRETAADRLSALDWLEIAQGAADKFGSCRKPIAMWVVDERTGERQPVGAACGNTLESVCPACAKRKRALRIAQCREGWHLDAEPVIVKPDPTDQQMDLVAARSSLQQDYQRAKEDGDTFTMDGIREIVRDLDAELRETGVRKRLPPLDAPPRKSSTRSTRRRTDVPELPRLKVTNRTVGEVFAGKYRPSTFVTLTMPGYGAVHRDGAKNRKGEVCGDGSPIDPDHYDYRQAARDVVHFAALFNRWVQNLRRAVGWKVQYFATVEPQRRGAPHIHLLIRGAVPNEIIRQCTAATYLQVWWPPHDMQAYWHGRLPRWDYDARTFVDPETGERLLSWGQGREIMDASDTPTHVARFGVQVKPKGILKGTPKADAAIGYLAKYLTKSVGEILEPPNQRTADHYDRLHAELLRTPCSDSCPVWLLYGVVPKGAGPKTVPGRCGANVHKRDCLGVAGNRQLVSKLWTGKTLKDHQAERQEFVKQLLDGAGIEQEDTSHLKVVLAEPGDPNVPPRHHLIMSLIAQQSRWRNQLMEARALLGESPPGDEPVKQLPEAA comes from the coding sequence ATGACCGAACCTGTTGTCACGCAACCGGATCGGCCCGCCCCGAATCCAGCTGAAGAGGCCCCGGTGCGGGAGACGGCGGCGGATCGGTTGTCCGCGCTGGATTGGCTGGAGATCGCCCAGGGCGCGGCCGACAAGTTCGGGTCCTGCCGCAAACCGATCGCCATGTGGGTGGTGGACGAGCGGACGGGGGAACGACAGCCGGTCGGTGCGGCGTGCGGGAACACGCTGGAGTCGGTGTGTCCGGCGTGCGCGAAACGGAAGCGGGCCTTGCGGATTGCTCAGTGCCGGGAGGGCTGGCATCTGGACGCGGAACCGGTGATCGTGAAGCCGGACCCGACCGATCAGCAGATGGATTTGGTGGCGGCGCGGTCGTCGTTGCAGCAGGACTACCAGCGGGCGAAGGAGGACGGGGACACCTTCACCATGGACGGTATCCGCGAGATCGTGCGGGATTTGGATGCGGAGCTGCGGGAGACCGGTGTCCGTAAACGGCTTCCCCCGTTGGACGCGCCACCCCGGAAGTCCTCGACGCGGTCGACCAGGCGTCGCACCGATGTCCCGGAGTTGCCGCGGTTGAAGGTGACCAATCGGACGGTGGGGGAGGTGTTCGCGGGTAAGTACCGGCCGAGCACGTTCGTCACGTTGACCATGCCCGGGTACGGGGCGGTGCACCGCGACGGCGCGAAGAACCGCAAGGGGGAGGTGTGCGGGGATGGTTCCCCGATCGATCCGGACCACTACGACTATCGGCAGGCGGCCCGTGATGTGGTGCATTTCGCGGCCCTGTTCAACCGGTGGGTGCAGAACCTGCGGCGCGCGGTGGGCTGGAAGGTGCAGTACTTCGCCACCGTGGAGCCCCAGCGCCGCGGTGCCCCGCATATCCACCTGTTGATCCGGGGTGCGGTCCCGAACGAGATCATCCGTCAGTGCACCGCGGCGACCTACCTTCAGGTGTGGTGGCCCCCGCACGACATGCAGGCGTATTGGCATGGGCGGCTGCCCCGCTGGGACTACGACGCGAGGACGTTCGTGGACCCGGAGACCGGTGAACGGTTGCTGTCGTGGGGGCAGGGCCGCGAGATCATGGACGCCTCCGACACACCGACGCATGTGGCGCGGTTCGGGGTGCAGGTGAAACCCAAGGGCATCTTGAAGGGCACCCCGAAGGCCGATGCCGCCATCGGCTACCTGGCCAAATACCTCACCAAGTCCGTTGGCGAGATTCTGGAGCCGCCGAATCAGCGCACCGCCGACCACTACGACCGGTTGCACGCGGAGTTGCTGCGGACGCCGTGTTCGGATTCCTGCCCGGTGTGGCTGCTGTACGGCGTCGTCCCGAAAGGCGCGGGCCCGAAGACGGTGCCGGGCCGGTGCGGGGCGAACGTGCACAAGCGCGACTGCCTGGGCGTGGCCGGTAACCGGCAGCTGGTGTCGAAGCTGTGGACCGGGAAGACGTTGAAGGATCATCAGGCCGAACGCCAGGAGTTCGTTAAGCAACTCCTCGACGGGGCCGGTATCGAGCAGGAGGACACCTCACATCTGAAGGTGGTCCTGGCCGAACCCGGAGACCCGAACGTTCCGCCCCGCCATCACCTGATCATGTCGTTGATCGCGCAACAGTCCCGATGGCGCAATCAGCTCATGGAAGCCCGAGCACTTCTCGGCGAGAGTCCACCCGGCGACGAACCCGTTAAGCAACTACCGGAAGCGGCATAG
- a CDS encoding DUF7340 domain-containing protein — translation MQRWTSTGHAQLEPVRRWELVAACPACGVRTVHRPDTSGELVRQAALQITADGCICLSCRTTWAPTHYRILAAALGCRMPPGVLE, via the coding sequence CTGCAGCGCTGGACCAGCACCGGACACGCACAGCTCGAGCCGGTCCGCCGCTGGGAACTCGTCGCTGCATGCCCCGCCTGCGGAGTCCGCACCGTTCATCGCCCTGACACCAGCGGCGAACTCGTCCGCCAAGCCGCACTCCAGATCACCGCGGACGGCTGCATCTGCCTGTCCTGCCGAACTACTTGGGCGCCAACCCATTACCGGATTCTGGCTGCCGCTCTTGGGTGCCGAATGCCGCCGGGGGTTCTCGAATAG
- a CDS encoding alpha/beta fold hydrolase produces MNLSHHRGGSGEPLVLVHGVGSRRQVWEPVVDTLAGSFEVFAVDLPGFGETAPLARTTVDTLTDALAAFLAEQSLERPHLAGNSMGGLIALNLGARGLARSVTAFSPIGFWSTAGRAWCQRSLGGAKALGLRLRPALPAVLGNPVGRTAFLSLIVGKPWSLDARVALDTVVGALDAPGFDCALASFDDARLRDGGRLARIPVTVAWGDRDILLTYATQSRRARAWLPGARHVTLRGSGHTPFYDDPAGCAKILLDQFGAAPGQAKESRR; encoded by the coding sequence ATGAATCTGAGTCATCATCGGGGCGGCTCCGGCGAGCCGCTGGTCCTGGTGCACGGCGTGGGCAGTCGGCGGCAGGTGTGGGAGCCGGTCGTCGACACCCTGGCGGGCTCGTTCGAGGTGTTCGCGGTCGACCTGCCCGGCTTCGGCGAGACCGCGCCGCTGGCCCGCACCACCGTCGACACCCTCACCGACGCGCTCGCCGCCTTCCTCGCCGAGCAGAGCCTCGAAAGACCGCATCTGGCAGGCAATTCCATGGGCGGGCTGATCGCGCTGAATCTCGGCGCGCGCGGGCTGGCCCGGTCGGTGACCGCGTTCTCGCCGATCGGTTTCTGGTCCACCGCCGGACGGGCCTGGTGCCAGCGGTCGCTGGGCGGCGCGAAGGCGCTCGGGCTGCGGCTGCGGCCCGCGCTGCCCGCCGTGCTCGGAAATCCGGTGGGCCGCACCGCGTTTCTGAGCCTGATCGTCGGCAAGCCGTGGTCGCTGGACGCCCGCGTCGCCCTCGACACCGTCGTCGGCGCCCTCGACGCGCCCGGATTCGATTGCGCCCTGGCCTCTTTCGACGACGCCCGGCTGCGCGACGGCGGGCGGCTGGCGCGCATCCCGGTCACGGTGGCGTGGGGCGACCGCGACATCCTGCTCACCTACGCCACCCAGAGCCGCCGCGCCCGCGCCTGGCTGCCCGGCGCCCGGCACGTCACGCTGCGCGGCAGCGGCCACACCCCGTTCTACGACGACCCCGCCGGATGCGCGAAGATTCTGCTGGACCAATTCGGTGCCGCACCCGGGCAGGCGAAGGAGAGCCGCCGATGA
- a CDS encoding helix-turn-helix domain-containing protein, which yields MDIELGYLDVEAAAVYLGVKVRFIRRLVAERRVVFYKVGGHVRFKVSDLEEFAQAGRVDVAPYSRRAS from the coding sequence ATGGACATCGAATTGGGGTATCTGGATGTGGAAGCGGCGGCGGTGTACCTCGGCGTGAAGGTGCGGTTCATCCGTCGTTTGGTGGCCGAACGACGCGTCGTGTTCTACAAGGTCGGCGGGCACGTGCGGTTCAAGGTCTCGGACCTGGAGGAGTTCGCCCAAGCAGGTCGTGTCGACGTGGCTCCGTACTCTCGGCGGGCCAGCTGA
- a CDS encoding GNAT family N-acetyltransferase — protein sequence MTAVQIDYRWRAELADTELVALTRAHGGTAEPGWWDRIRTHSLGWMTARLPGGDLIGFANVAWDGGDHAFLLDPKVHPGQQRRGIGTELVRRAADAAARSGCTWLHVDFEPHLRPFYFDACGFRPTDAGLIAL from the coding sequence ATGACCGCCGTGCAGATCGACTACCGCTGGCGGGCCGAGCTCGCCGACACCGAACTCGTCGCCCTGACCCGCGCCCACGGCGGCACGGCCGAACCCGGCTGGTGGGACCGCATCCGCACGCACAGCCTGGGCTGGATGACCGCCCGGCTGCCCGGCGGCGACCTGATCGGCTTCGCCAATGTGGCCTGGGACGGCGGCGACCATGCCTTCCTGCTCGACCCCAAGGTGCACCCCGGGCAGCAGCGCCGCGGCATCGGCACCGAGCTGGTGCGGCGCGCGGCCGATGCCGCCGCCCGGTCCGGATGTACGTGGCTGCACGTCGATTTCGAGCCGCACCTGCGCCCGTTCTACTTCGACGCCTGCGGCTTCCGGCCCACCGACGCGGGCCTGATCGCGCTGTAG
- a CDS encoding crotonase/enoyl-CoA hydratase family protein, with protein MSNVSLTFDGDRAYVALDRPDKHNGLTIDMLGELARVARAVGKRDDIRAVILSGNGPSFSSGLDIAKTAGDPLTIARSFVPLPWRGTNTFQEACWAWRRLPQPVIAAVHGHCYGGGLQIALAADFRFATPDADFSVMEVRHGLIPDMTGAATLSRLIGIDKALLLTMTADPVDAAYAERIGLVTEVAADPRGAAEKLADRIAARPPHAVAAAKRLFDRSWQAATWRTLGIERATQLPLVLRQALGRR; from the coding sequence ATGAGCAACGTATCCCTGACCTTCGACGGCGACCGCGCCTACGTCGCCCTGGATCGCCCCGACAAGCACAACGGCCTGACCATCGACATGCTGGGCGAGCTGGCGCGGGTGGCGCGGGCGGTGGGCAAGCGCGACGACATCCGCGCGGTGATCCTGTCCGGCAACGGGCCCAGCTTCTCGAGCGGGCTGGACATCGCGAAGACCGCGGGCGATCCGCTCACCATCGCGCGCAGCTTCGTTCCGCTGCCGTGGCGCGGCACCAACACCTTCCAGGAGGCGTGCTGGGCGTGGCGGCGGCTGCCGCAGCCGGTGATCGCGGCCGTGCACGGCCACTGCTACGGCGGCGGGCTGCAGATCGCGCTGGCCGCCGACTTCCGATTCGCCACGCCCGATGCGGATTTCTCGGTCATGGAGGTCCGGCACGGGCTGATTCCCGATATGACCGGCGCGGCCACCCTGTCCCGGCTGATCGGCATCGATAAGGCGCTGCTGCTGACCATGACCGCCGATCCGGTGGACGCCGCCTACGCCGAACGCATCGGCCTGGTCACCGAGGTCGCCGCCGATCCGCGCGGGGCCGCCGAGAAATTGGCCGACCGGATCGCGGCGCGCCCGCCGCACGCGGTGGCCGCGGCCAAGCGGCTGTTCGACCGGAGCTGGCAGGCGGCCACCTGGCGAACACTGGGCATCGAGCGGGCAACCCAGCTCCCGCTCGTCCTTCGGCAGGCGCTCGGCCGCAGGTAG
- a CDS encoding site-specific integrase — MEGFFDAIKKEVGKPTAQLARVCLRGMYDLASKRGAARFGNLVRLTAPISVDRKPVVALNPAQVKMVRKMLRADRYCARSGVADIVDLILGTGARIGEVVVLRWKHFDLDAEIPTLLIEATAAWGGGKSVYAQPYPKDGPQARRRLKLPRWLTEVMRTRRDQMPHEPEDLVFPSRNGTIHHPNTARRSINDARDRVGLVELPMNPHTYRKTVGTKIGHQDIEKAAAQLGHSTSEVTKRHYVEPAVEVPDTRSYLEDFAETVDEFVTDVEEYVASFADTDQG; from the coding sequence ATGGAGGGATTCTTCGACGCAATCAAGAAGGAAGTCGGGAAACCCACAGCGCAACTGGCGCGAGTCTGCTTGCGCGGAATGTACGACCTGGCCAGCAAGCGCGGTGCCGCGAGGTTCGGAAACCTCGTCCGGTTGACCGCGCCGATCAGCGTGGACCGCAAACCCGTGGTCGCGCTCAACCCGGCCCAGGTGAAGATGGTCCGCAAGATGCTGCGCGCCGACCGGTACTGCGCCCGCAGCGGCGTCGCCGACATCGTCGACCTGATACTCGGCACCGGCGCCCGCATCGGCGAAGTCGTCGTGCTGCGCTGGAAGCACTTCGACCTCGACGCCGAGATCCCCACACTGCTCATCGAAGCCACCGCCGCCTGGGGAGGCGGCAAGAGCGTCTACGCCCAGCCCTACCCGAAGGACGGTCCGCAGGCGCGACGGCGACTGAAGCTGCCACGCTGGCTGACCGAGGTGATGCGTACTCGCCGCGACCAAATGCCGCACGAGCCAGAGGATCTCGTGTTCCCCTCCCGCAACGGAACGATCCACCACCCGAATACCGCCCGCCGGTCGATCAACGACGCCCGCGACCGGGTTGGCCTGGTCGAGTTGCCGATGAACCCGCACACCTACCGCAAGACCGTCGGCACCAAGATCGGCCACCAGGACATCGAGAAAGCCGCAGCCCAACTCGGGCACTCGACGAGCGAGGTGACCAAGCGACACTATGTCGAGCCCGCCGTAGAGGTACCTGACACCCGCAGCTACCTGGAGGACTTCGCGGAGACCGTGGACGAGTTCGTGACCGATGTAGAGGAGTACGTAGCCTCGTTCGCCGACACCGATCAGGGATGA
- a CDS encoding DUF4185 domain-containing protein, with protein MAGASAVLLTVTAPAAANPNAINPIPVLNGTSGLPQLVGRSRAVFQVTGMASPNTTQNYNILGTDLGIMWDNGNGEMLTAFGDTAGLGLPNLLAGSLWEWRSNILVRSHTQNPRNGIYFDSVVRDVFGQARDLIPSPKIPLLEISRIPTAGISVKGVQYMSLMSVKSWDQVGQWTTNYSGLAASADDGETWADLGFTRRPNEGGNANFQMNAFVKSDGWVFEYGTPSGRDNSAYVARVREDDIQNLGAYEYWDGGRWRKGDVNAAAPIAGGVGELSVMWNDYLGQFVMLTTDPWNSVVMRRSASPEGPWSPPEVLIDTRELPTAYAPSIFPYQTGRDLYFLTTVHSQYNVILMRTTL; from the coding sequence ATGGCAGGCGCCTCGGCCGTGCTCCTGACCGTCACCGCACCGGCCGCGGCGAACCCCAATGCGATCAATCCGATCCCGGTCCTCAACGGCACCAGCGGACTACCGCAGCTGGTCGGCCGCTCGCGGGCGGTCTTCCAGGTCACCGGCATGGCCAGCCCCAACACCACCCAGAACTACAACATCCTGGGTACCGACCTGGGCATCATGTGGGACAACGGGAACGGTGAGATGCTCACCGCGTTCGGCGACACCGCCGGGCTGGGCCTGCCGAACCTGTTGGCGGGCAGCTTATGGGAGTGGCGCAGCAATATCCTGGTGCGCAGCCACACCCAGAATCCGCGCAACGGCATCTATTTCGACAGCGTGGTGCGCGATGTCTTCGGCCAGGCGCGCGATCTGATTCCGAGCCCGAAGATTCCATTACTCGAGATCAGCCGCATCCCGACCGCGGGGATCTCCGTCAAGGGCGTGCAGTACATGAGCCTGATGTCGGTGAAGAGCTGGGATCAGGTGGGGCAGTGGACAACCAACTACTCGGGGCTGGCCGCCTCCGCCGACGACGGCGAGACCTGGGCCGATCTGGGCTTCACCCGGCGGCCCAACGAGGGCGGCAATGCCAACTTCCAGATGAACGCCTTCGTCAAGAGCGACGGCTGGGTCTTCGAATACGGCACGCCGTCGGGCCGCGACAACTCCGCCTACGTGGCGCGGGTGCGCGAGGACGACATCCAGAACCTCGGCGCCTACGAGTACTGGGACGGCGGGCGCTGGCGCAAGGGCGATGTGAACGCGGCCGCGCCGATCGCGGGCGGCGTCGGCGAGCTGTCGGTGATGTGGAACGACTACCTCGGACAGTTCGTCATGCTGACCACCGACCCGTGGAATTCCGTGGTGATGCGCCGCTCGGCGTCGCCGGAGGGGCCGTGGAGCCCGCCCGAGGTGCTGATCGACACGCGCGAGCTGCCCACCGCCTACGCGCCGTCGATCTTCCCGTATCAGACGGGCCGCGATCTGTACTTCCTCACCACGGTGCACAGCCAGTACAACGTGATCCTGATGCGCACCACCCTGTAG
- a CDS encoding PP2C family serine/threonine-protein phosphatase — translation MKIATAQLQERTADDRVLADDNGVVVLDGATAFDPDVPSAGTYVDVLQNELYQRLASPSDLRSILADAIRATADYLRILPGRAPSSTVAILRPHGDELEILVLGDTSVVIGQADKIVDLIIDDRIGALDLPDSQEYKRRLKSGTGYDQAHGDLLQSLQRQQRQRRNRPGGYWIAEADPSAAEHAVVQRYAFSDVDWVILATDGAAKPLEPLNISWPEVAHFTATGLEQLLDRCHRWEAERDPDGRLQPRAKRHDDKTIAVVRPNCPHHAS, via the coding sequence ATGAAGATCGCGACCGCCCAGCTTCAAGAACGCACAGCCGACGATCGCGTTCTCGCTGACGACAACGGTGTAGTCGTTCTGGACGGCGCAACCGCATTTGATCCGGACGTGCCTTCAGCTGGCACCTACGTCGACGTGCTTCAGAACGAACTGTACCAACGGCTCGCCAGCCCATCCGATCTTCGATCCATCCTGGCTGACGCAATCCGCGCGACCGCTGATTATCTCCGAATCCTGCCGGGCCGAGCACCCTCCAGCACGGTAGCCATCCTCCGCCCTCACGGTGATGAACTCGAAATCCTCGTCCTGGGCGATACATCCGTGGTCATCGGCCAAGCCGACAAGATTGTCGATCTGATCATCGATGATCGAATCGGAGCCCTCGACCTCCCCGATTCCCAGGAGTACAAGCGCCGTCTCAAATCTGGCACTGGCTACGATCAGGCACACGGAGATCTGTTGCAGTCACTCCAGCGACAGCAACGACAGCGGCGAAATCGCCCAGGTGGGTACTGGATTGCGGAAGCTGATCCATCGGCAGCCGAACACGCAGTTGTCCAGCGCTACGCCTTTTCCGATGTTGACTGGGTCATCTTGGCCACCGACGGCGCAGCCAAACCGCTTGAGCCACTGAATATTTCGTGGCCCGAAGTCGCCCACTTCACTGCCACCGGGCTCGAACAACTTCTCGACCGCTGCCACCGATGGGAGGCCGAACGCGATCCCGACGGCCGCCTACAGCCACGAGCCAAGCGCCACGACGACAAGACGATCGCGGTCGTACGACCGAACTGTCCTCACCATGCCAGTTGA
- a CDS encoding sigma factor-like helix-turn-helix DNA-binding protein encodes MATADEFEQVRSDPNPIRRGQRATELMTIYQQRATELARLRKAAIEEAHQEGLSYTEIAEQLGITKGRISQIRTSAPRPERAFFGVGPVAVGIPRRFGLEDGRERPFFDANDQATQLAIESLLARLSLACNVFAIDPDRAELPSGDCVIICGPKSAPVARHLLEGDPYLDFERDEDGWWITDAKARQRHNSPYRRDSSIRTDIGYLSRRRENDRVIVHIAGITSIGSLGVADWLDKHLATLFDPTSNFVSAVIECDFDAEFAVTDSRLIVGPYRDSE; translated from the coding sequence GTGGCTACTGCTGACGAGTTCGAACAGGTTCGGAGTGATCCGAATCCGATCCGCCGTGGCCAGCGCGCCACCGAGCTGATGACCATCTATCAGCAGCGCGCTACAGAACTCGCCCGCCTCCGGAAGGCCGCAATCGAAGAGGCACATCAGGAGGGTCTGAGCTACACCGAGATAGCCGAACAGCTCGGCATCACGAAGGGCCGGATCAGCCAGATTCGAACCTCAGCACCTCGGCCTGAGCGAGCCTTCTTCGGAGTTGGCCCGGTCGCCGTCGGTATCCCCCGACGCTTTGGCTTGGAGGACGGCCGCGAACGTCCTTTCTTCGACGCCAACGATCAAGCCACACAGCTTGCCATCGAAAGCCTTCTGGCTCGTCTTTCCTTGGCTTGCAACGTATTTGCCATCGATCCAGATCGAGCGGAGCTGCCCTCGGGAGACTGCGTCATCATCTGCGGACCGAAGTCGGCACCGGTGGCGCGACACCTCCTCGAGGGTGACCCGTACCTAGACTTCGAGCGCGACGAAGACGGCTGGTGGATCACCGATGCGAAAGCGCGACAGCGGCATAACTCGCCCTATCGCCGAGACAGCTCAATCCGAACGGACATCGGGTACCTGTCACGCCGACGCGAGAACGACCGGGTCATCGTGCACATAGCTGGCATCACCAGCATCGGTTCCTTGGGAGTCGCTGACTGGCTCGACAAACATCTCGCGACGCTGTTCGATCCCACGTCGAACTTCGTCTCGGCCGTGATCGAATGCGACTTCGATGCCGAGTTCGCAGTGACCGACAGCCGCCTTATCGTAGGTCCATACAGGGACAGCGAATGA